The following are encoded in a window of Miltoncostaea marina genomic DNA:
- a CDS encoding HesB/IscA family protein, producing the protein MLTLTPEAKDKLRSLIAAEADPQAGLRVQVVPGGCSGFEYDLSLSAPAEGDEVVEDGDVRVIVDRFSVPYLLGVQLDYEEGFQGAGFLINNPNASAACGCGKSFQA; encoded by the coding sequence ATGCTGACGCTCACCCCGGAGGCGAAGGACAAGCTGCGCAGCCTCATCGCGGCCGAGGCTGACCCCCAGGCCGGCCTGCGGGTGCAGGTCGTGCCGGGCGGCTGCTCGGGATTCGAGTACGACCTCTCGCTGAGCGCGCCCGCCGAGGGCGACGAGGTGGTGGAGGACGGCGACGTCCGCGTGATCGTCGACCGCTTCAGCGTCCCCTACCTGCTCGGCGTGCAGCTCGACTACGAGGAGGGCTTCCAGGGGGCCGGGTTCCTCATCAACAACCCGAACGCCTCCGCCGCCTGCGGCTGCGGGAAGAGCTTCCAGGCCTGA
- a CDS encoding acetyl-CoA C-acetyltransferase, with amino-acid sequence MGDVVIASAVRTPIGAFMGGLASVSATALGARVIEEAVRRAGVDPGRVDDVLMGNVLQAGLGQNPARQAALAAGLPESVPATTVNQVCGSGLRAVAMAVQAIRAGDAEVVVAGGMESMSRAPHLLDMRAGTRMGDATAVDSMVHDGLWCAMCDVHMGVTAENVAAEHEVSREDQDAFALVSQQRAAEAIAAGAFDDEVAPVSVPARRGDPVVVERDEFPRPDTTLEGLARLRPAFDREGTVTAGTSSGINDGAAAVVVMSAEAAREAGAPVLAVVRGHAWAGVAPRVMGMGPVEAVPAALARAGAELADVDLIELNEAFAAQSLAVSRRLGLDPERVNVHGGAIALGHPIGASGARVLTTLLHGMRRREARLGLASLCIGGGQGIAMVVERPDGG; translated from the coding sequence ATGGGTGACGTGGTCATCGCGAGCGCGGTCCGCACGCCGATCGGCGCGTTCATGGGCGGCCTCGCGTCCGTGTCGGCGACCGCGCTCGGCGCCCGCGTCATCGAGGAGGCCGTCCGGCGCGCGGGCGTCGACCCGGGGCGCGTCGACGACGTGCTGATGGGCAACGTCCTGCAGGCCGGGCTGGGCCAGAACCCGGCGCGGCAGGCGGCGCTCGCCGCGGGTCTGCCCGAGTCGGTGCCCGCCACGACGGTCAACCAGGTGTGCGGGTCGGGCCTGCGCGCGGTGGCGATGGCCGTGCAGGCGATCCGCGCCGGCGACGCCGAGGTCGTGGTGGCCGGCGGCATGGAGAGCATGTCGCGCGCGCCCCACCTGCTGGACATGCGCGCCGGCACGCGGATGGGGGACGCGACGGCGGTCGACTCCATGGTGCACGACGGCCTGTGGTGCGCGATGTGCGACGTCCACATGGGCGTGACGGCCGAGAACGTCGCCGCCGAGCACGAGGTCTCGCGCGAGGACCAGGACGCGTTCGCGCTGGTCAGCCAGCAGCGGGCCGCCGAGGCCATCGCCGCGGGCGCGTTCGACGACGAGGTCGCGCCGGTCAGCGTGCCCGCCCGCCGGGGCGACCCGGTGGTCGTGGAGCGCGACGAGTTCCCGCGGCCCGACACGACCCTCGAGGGGCTGGCGCGCCTGCGGCCCGCCTTCGACCGCGAGGGGACGGTCACCGCCGGCACGTCGTCCGGCATCAACGACGGCGCCGCCGCCGTGGTGGTGATGAGCGCCGAGGCCGCGCGCGAGGCGGGGGCCCCCGTCCTCGCCGTGGTGCGTGGGCACGCGTGGGCCGGGGTGGCGCCGCGGGTGATGGGGATGGGGCCGGTCGAGGCCGTCCCGGCCGCGCTGGCGCGGGCCGGCGCCGAGCTGGCCGACGTCGACCTGATCGAGCTGAACGAGGCCTTCGCCGCGCAGTCGCTCGCGGTCTCGCGGCGCCTCGGGCTGGACCCTGAGCGGGTCAACGTCCACGGCGGCGCGATCGCCCTGGGCCATCCGATCGGCGCCTCGGGCGCCCGCGTGCTGACGACCCTGCTGCACGGCATGCGCCGCCGCGAGGCCCGCCTGGGCCTGGCATCGCTGTGCATCGGCGGCGGGCAGGGGATCGCGATGGTCGTCGAGCGCCCCGACGGCGGGTGA
- a CDS encoding helix-turn-helix domain-containing protein yields MPQLTGSRPQLLTTKEAADLLRVSQRTITQWIAEDRIPYVRLPAAGERPTFRIPLAGLLRTLTGNFDLASELADLDQRTAAVKLTEEQVMDIFKD; encoded by the coding sequence GTGCCGCAGCTGACCGGCTCGCGTCCGCAGCTGCTGACCACGAAGGAGGCGGCTGATCTCCTTCGTGTCAGCCAGAGGACGATCACGCAGTGGATCGCAGAGGACCGGATCCCGTACGTCCGGCTTCCGGCGGCCGGGGAACGCCCGACGTTCCGAATCCCCCTCGCGGGGCTCTTGCGGACGCTCACGGGCAACTTTGATCTGGCGAGCGAGCTCGCAGACCTCGATCAGCGCACGGCGGCTGTGAAGCTCACCGAGGAGCAGGTGATGGACATCTTCAAGGACTAG
- a CDS encoding UBP-type zinc finger domain-containing protein has translation MSAVPGIDPDVPPSGPGCAECLAGEGEGWWFHLRRCAQCGHVGCCDSSPSRHASAHAAATGHPVAQSFEPGEDWFWSYADERYVRGPALAPPREHPPDQPVPGPAGRVPPDWVSRLR, from the coding sequence ATGAGCGCCGTGCCGGGGATCGATCCCGACGTGCCGCCGAGCGGCCCCGGCTGCGCCGAGTGCCTCGCCGGCGAGGGCGAGGGCTGGTGGTTCCACCTGCGCCGCTGCGCGCAGTGCGGGCACGTCGGCTGCTGTGACTCGTCGCCGTCGAGGCACGCGAGCGCCCACGCGGCGGCCACCGGGCACCCGGTGGCGCAGAGCTTCGAGCCGGGCGAGGACTGGTTCTGGTCCTACGCCGACGAGCGGTACGTGCGCGGGCCGGCGCTCGCGCCGCCGCGCGAGCACCCGCCCGACCAGCCGGTGCCCGGTCCCGCCGGGCGGGTGCCGCCCGACTGGGTGTCGCGGCTGCGGTAG
- a CDS encoding tyrosine-type recombinase/integrase: MHDLRHTAATFWLAAGLTVHAVAELLGHVDAALVLRLYGHALPAEVSTAGERMEAWRAGQRA; the protein is encoded by the coding sequence GTGCACGACCTCCGTCACACGGCCGCGACGTTCTGGCTTGCGGCGGGGCTCACTGTCCATGCCGTCGCCGAACTGCTCGGGCACGTCGACGCGGCACTCGTGCTGCGGCTCTACGGACACGCTCTGCCTGCCGAGGTTTCCACGGCGGGCGAGCGCATGGAGGCGTGGCGGGCAGGTCAGCGAGCATAG